One Thermosphaera aggregans DNA segment encodes these proteins:
- a CDS encoding transcriptional regulator: MSEPIQEARRPVEVIVDLSNIPVKPVGKKEIQQLETALIIGTLFRPEIVELLKDPVERATWVDSLAIAASALARSKAGMMVPQIAEELGRSETTIRSHLSGKTKAGKLVAETYEKLKAGELKLSFPFVSGFKIEEERVKKLEAELEEARRENTMLKSQLEEARKRIVELESLISEKEKLIIDLSEQNKALSSKNQDLMNKLESLTRLIGELKKLLESAGF; encoded by the coding sequence GGAGGTAATTGTAGACCTGTCCAATATTCCAGTGAAGCCGGTGGGGAAGAAGGAGATTCAGCAGTTGGAGACCGCTTTAATCATAGGGACATTGTTCCGCCCAGAGATAGTGGAGCTGTTAAAAGACCCTGTTGAGAGGGCTACATGGGTTGACAGCCTGGCTATTGCTGCATCAGCGCTGGCCAGGAGCAAGGCGGGGATGATGGTGCCTCAAATAGCCGAGGAACTGGGTAGGAGCGAGACAACCATTAGGTCTCACCTATCAGGGAAGACTAAGGCTGGAAAACTGGTGGCGGAAACATATGAGAAGCTGAAAGCCGGGGAGTTGAAGCTCTCGTTCCCGTTTGTAAGCGGGTTCAAAATCGAGGAGGAGAGGGTGAAGAAGCTGGAGGCTGAGCTAGAGGAGGCAAGGAGGGAGAACACAATGCTCAAATCCCAGTTAGAAGAGGCTAGGAAGCGAATAGTGGAACTCGAATCCTTGATTAGTGAGAAGGAAAAACTAATAATTGATCTAAGCGAGCAGAACAAAGCTCTTTCATCCAAGAACCAGGATTTAATGAACAAGCTGGAATCATTGACCAGGCTTATAGGAGAGTTGAAAAAGCTGTTAGAGTCCGCCGGTTTTTAA
- a CDS encoding TatD family hydrolase: protein MLIDMHVHCNELKDLDHYSGSHLFACVAEDVETSKATIELSRRFHFIKPCVGIHPWNIARSSVEEARSLMEIAVSNNIECLGEVGLDSRFVPETLPRQREVFKIFLDYAREYDLVLNLHTAGTHREVFQMLKTWRVEKAYFHWYTGPEDLIKELIDSGYFIGVNPSWKIQEKHYRIISKTPLSNLLTESDAPYQYKSLSLNPELISDSLDLLARLHNLDREIVEEKIEENFRRLFTR, encoded by the coding sequence CTCTGGAAGCCACTTGTTTGCATGTGTTGCAGAGGACGTGGAGACAAGTAAGGCTACCATTGAGCTTTCCAGGCGGTTCCATTTCATCAAGCCCTGCGTCGGGATCCATCCATGGAATATTGCTCGTTCAAGCGTTGAAGAGGCGAGGAGCCTCATGGAGATAGCTGTTTCAAACAATATTGAGTGCTTAGGTGAGGTGGGGCTTGACTCTAGGTTTGTCCCGGAGACGCTTCCACGTCAACGAGAGGTTTTCAAAATCTTCCTAGATTATGCCAGGGAGTACGATCTAGTCCTGAACCTTCACACAGCTGGGACGCACAGGGAGGTGTTCCAAATGCTTAAAACATGGCGGGTTGAGAAAGCATATTTCCACTGGTATACTGGCCCCGAGGATCTTATCAAGGAGTTGATAGATAGCGGGTATTTTATCGGTGTAAACCCTTCATGGAAGATCCAGGAGAAGCATTACAGGATAATCTCCAAAACCCCGTTAAGCAACTTGTTAACAGAGAGTGATGCTCCATACCAGTATAAAAGCCTTAGCTTAAACCCCGAGCTGATCAGTGATTCGTTAGACCTTTTAGCAAGGCTTCACAACCTGGATAGAGAAATCGTTGAGGAAAAGATTGAGGAAAATTTTAGGAGACTCTTCACGCGGTGA